The following DNA comes from Mya arenaria isolate MELC-2E11 chromosome 11, ASM2691426v1.
ACATTTAGACAAAATAACTAATTCATAATTATCTATTATTTCTATAAACAAGTGTAAATGAGCGATACATTTAAGACatagtaaaaataatatcatctaatgttttaaatgactaCTCCGCCTCTTCAGGTGACAGTGAGCCTTCTGAATCACGACGTTTTGTGTAGGTGTCTTCCCTGTGCTTAACAGCTGTGTCTTCAAAGTCGTCATCATACTCATCCGTGTAATCTTGCACACTGGCCGAACAAGACCCCCTACTCTGTACGAAGTCTTCGTCCAGGCCAACACTGCGAAGAGTTGCGTTAAATTTCTTCTCTGCCTTTTTCTTGGCATTCACCtgtaatttaaaatcaataatcatATTACCGTATAAcgtataaaattataaatctaTGGTATTATAAAAACCACATCATGCTAATATGTTTCAGTTCTtatcattttcctttttttgcaGCAGCTAATAACCATACTATTTCGCTCTGGTATACATTAAAAAACAGTAATTCTTTAAAACCCAGACAAAATTCCAAGCCTCGAATTAAACTACTGAATAGAGTCCtatgtcttttaaataaatactgctTTTACCTAAAAGGAACCCTCCATTGAGGAAAGTAATCACAGCAATGTCATCTTACCAAAGggacaaataaacaaaaagataCACCTGCTGAAATTTTACTCAAGCAGTCAAGGTCATTTCAGTTAATGGTCGATTCCTATGGAGAAACTGGGCCTTCCTTCAATAAACATCGTAAGGCTTAAGACCGTTATTTCCAGACATAACCCTGTTTTTAAACTGTGtgtatcaacaacaaaaaattgtaAGGATACTTATCACCTTGATTTTGCCTGAAGCTTTATGTGTGACGCAAACACTCTTAAGCAGCCAACGGACGTTTTTGTTAGTAAAAATctagttttggttttatattggtttcacAAACAGTGAATTTGTTgtgacagtttcaaataaaattgaaaaccaGATTTATCGTTTAATAGTTGTACGAAAACTGACTGGTTTTTGAAGCTATCAAAACCCTCTCCAGAGGCAGATTCGTCGGTTCATTCCTTCCAAAAACTAGCTCTCTTTGAAACAACAACATGGCGGACTGTGATCCAATAGGTAAGTTGAAACACCATCAAGTTAAAACAGGCAAACGTCCATCTGCGGTATCATTGTTTCgaagaaattcagaaataatTACTACACGCAGAAGCTCCATTATGTTGTTGAagctgtacacaaaaccatacattttttacttcaagcaaaactttAGAGACAGGTTTCCAAACTGCAGAAACCcttaaaactaatttaaaagTTTGGTATCACAAAACAGGTTTCCAAACTGCAGAAACCcttaaaactaatttaaaagtttggtatcaacaaaaagcCCTTAGGTTAACACCCAAGATATGTTATCCAAACAGGGCTCTAGGTCCCAGCTTTTTTTCATGTTCACCTGTGTGGTCTGTTCAAAAAGGAGAGGCCTACGGCTAATCCTGGACTTCATTTCCTGCAGTTCTTGTTCATACTGTTCCATACGTGCTCGCTCTGCCTCCCTGTAACAGACACACAAATATGTAGTTGATTATgacatttttgttattgttataacaAGATCAGCTTCATTCTAGACATACACATTCAGGAATACATTCATTTGACATAACAAGATCAGCTTTATTCTAGACATACACATTCTAGAATACATTCATTTGATATAACAAAATCAGCTTCATTCTAGACATTAACATTCTAGAATACATTCATTTGACATAACAAAATCAGCTTCATTCTAGACATTAACATTCTAGAATACATTCATTTGATATTACAAAATCAGCTTCATTCTAGACATTAACATTCTAGAATACATTCATTTGATATAACAAAATCAGCTTCATTCTAGACATTAACATTCTAGAACACTTTCATTTGACATAACAAAATCAGCTTCATTCTAGACATAAACATTCTAGAATACATTCAGGTAAATAACAAGAGCCACAGAGCAAAcgcttgtctgttgtttttcagataAAATAGGGGAATAACTTAACAACTGTTACagtcagagttatggtccttgttTGTTTTGTCCCTAGCACTATTAGTTCCAAGTCTCGTTCgttgaattatttttgtgttataATCGGGGTCAAAGTTTTTGCACACTGAGACAGACAATGACtgcaaggctatcacaatacctcgatttttttcttcgaaacACAGACAAACTAAAACTTAAGCTCAACAAACAGGTTTAAGCAGTTATCTGCTTTTGAGCTTTCAAATTTCAGGATTATTAAAGAGGCACTTCTTTATCCTTGGTATCGCACTTAGTGATTGAATTGTTTAGAGtatttgtaaattgtatttgCGATTTAAACGACATGTATAATCAGTTTCAATTCCTTATAATTTTACTAATgcccaataaaaaaaatgcaagtgACAAACCAGgtgaaaaatgaattatttgacaTGCACGGAGATaataagataatttaaaaaacaaaacaagttgaAAACCACAAGAGTATCTATGCTGCTCTAAACATgtcttttattttctatattcatttaatttgaaatggcTTTTATGAGTTGTTTCTTCTCTCCGCCATacctaaattttataatttGCTTGCTTGCATACTTTGTATGATCTTTCAGAAatcaataaatatgtataagcCAAATATATCTTTCAACAACAATAAGCCATTAAAACTTCTCTCTATTAGCCATTTAATCTTCTTTGAAAGCAAAAAGTACCTGTTTTCCCGCTTCTTATCCTCAGGTTTCTGTCGAGGGGTGTCATACTTAGTTTTCTCTTGTATCTCTCTGCGTAGTCTCATCTCTCGAACACGGCGGCGACGATCTTCCTCTATCTCAGCCATCTCTCTGTCTGAGAGCCGTTGAAGCTTGGTTCTGTGcgttaaaaatattaatacaagttGATACATAAAATGGGGTTcaacacaaatattaaaaaaagtttattttaattttaaaattaagttcCAATATGAATTAAGCTTGTCTATTTTCTGGGTATGagtgtcatttttaaaagacCAAGAGAATGAGCAATTGGTGGGACTTGGgtccacaacctcttggataaTTAGAGATTTAAAGAGTGCTGAAAGAAGACATTTTAACACAGTCAACACAGACATCGTATTCTTAAAAGACAAAGTACctgatgaaataaaaattcaatgATCTAACATACCTTGTTTTACTATTTCTGACGTCAGCTGATCTTGTAGATTTTGATGGAAGGGAGTCAAGTGATGTGGAAATGTGAcctgaatttttttattgtatacataaGTCATTGGTAAGTAAAtgcgaaataaataaataaaaaagaaatacttatCTGACATTGAAAATGGAATTGAATTTAGGAGAATTatgtaataatgtttaataatatttatcataaataaacgTAAAAactaaaagtttaaaaaaatatattactaagGACAAAGATTGAACTTTAACAAACCATCTTCTTCCTAGcttacataccaagtttgattttCTTCTGAGTACCATATGGCCATCTGTCTTCTCTCCGAAGCTGCTCTTCTCTCTCAAGTTGCTCTTTCATTTTGTCTCTGGCTGATTTGCTTGTGGCTTCTGTCTCCAAGCGGAAAGGCTGTGTCACTGTTCCTTCCTTCATGCTCTTTCTGCGCTGCAGCTCCTTTTGAAAATGGCGATAAAGAGCATCATAGTTAGGAACTTCATGATTAATTCTTGGCCTTGCAGCACTCTTTCCACTCTTTTTCTTACTTTTCAGTTTTTGTTCTCTTTCTTTTTGTACTTTCATTCTTTCTCTAGCACTCATATTTGGAGGTAGAGATGCTGTGTGCAATAGCTCTTCTGCTCTCATTTTGATTCTGATCTTTCTGTATTCCTCCTCTTCCATAAGTTTGTCATCTACAGatgaatcaaaaacaaatttaggCACTGGCTTAGCTTTAAAGACTGGTGCTGACtctgttttgatttgtttttcaactttttgGTTACAATCCCTGTCAAATCTTTCATGTTGCTTTCTGTCTTCTTCTCTTTTCATGAAGCTGAAAGGTTTTTCTTGTGATTTCAGTAAGTCTGCACTTGACTGCCGAATTTGTCTTCTACGTTCCTCGCCCTTGTCTTGAATTTCATCAAACAAAGGCAGATACACATGTGCAGGAACAGGTCGAGCcttgaatttcttttttaattccTCTTCCTCCTGGATTTGCTGCTCACTTTGTTTCTCTTCAAATTCAACCATATTTCTTGACTTTTTCTTCTCTTTGCTTTCTTCTCTTAATGTCATGGTAAATGGTTTTGGCACAGTTAACCTATGCCTCCATGTTTCTTCTTTCTTTGTCTTTTCTTTACGAGTCATAGAAGCTGAGGAAGGCCTTTCCTTGCTAAGCGTACGTCTCGGGGCATATTCCTCAATAGAGAAGTTCTGCCACATTTCATCAATCCTTGAAAAAGATCGATCACGTTCTCTGTATGGCTCTGAAACAGTATCATCTGGGATATATTCATCATCACTGGCTTCAAAAGATTTTCTAAGACCATTAACTGAGTTTCTTAGGTCATCAAGGGACCTTGCAATATCTCTTGGAATTGGTGCTGACATTGGCCTTGCAGGAGAAGTAAAAGATTTAGCAGTAAATGCCAATGGTGGGCGACCTGTGGGTGGCTTTGATGTTTCACTTTGTGGTTCAGGTGAGTATCTTTCAATCTCGGGTGATTTTGCTCTCTTTGTAGAAACAAGCACGCCATCCTCATCAACAAATGTATCTGTGTTTAATGGTCTGTCTCTTGTCCTGCTGAATGGCTTCTCAACGGACGTCTCTTTTTCTTCTCCAGAATCCTGATCACAGAAGGTGGGTACAATCTCGCCTTTATGCTTTTCAATATAGATTTTCTCACATTTCTGCAATACCTTTCTTTGCTCACCTTTCAGTTCAAGAAGCTTTTGGTAAAATTCGTCATCAGATAGATTACTTAACTGTATCAGGGTTGCAGGATCTGCAGTCTTAGGAATTCTTGATGTGGATTTTGGGTCATAAACTTCCTTCTCATTGCCAAAGTGATTGTCGtaatcatcataaaatattcCCGAATATCGACCAAGCGTTTGCCTAGGCTGCTCATGCAATGATTGCGACAAACCAGTTCTTGGATTTCGGGGTGGTTTTACGCTAGAATTTGTGAGGACTGATAAACTATGTGTTGTTGCCATTGTTGCCATGTTTGTCCCGAAACTATGCACTAGCCCGCACTGAATAACAGGTGCGCAAAAAGTCAATCACGCTAGCAAAGctaattatcaaatttattacaCAATAGTAATAAAGATATTGATATAATGTCATAATTGTTAGAAAATAcctataaaaaatatagttttattaataaaaatgaattcgAAAATACCAAAAAGTTTGGATAGCTTTACATAAAAAGTACTTCCGGGAAGGGAAGTCACTCTAACCGTCACAACAGCcatgaaaataatgcaaaactgTCATCTGTGTTTAGCCACGGTTAGACAAATAAGTCGGCTACAGCCGACGATCTTTACAAGGTACCTTAGTACCGCTAATCCTGATATTCAACATGCAGACGTTGTCATTTCAGGCGGAGGCATGGTTGGAGCAGCGATGGCCTGCGCCCTTggtaagttttttttctgtcaaaaagtCCTTCATTGATAAACTTATAATCATTACATGGCCATTACCTTTTTACAGGATTTGTACCGAAAAGGATAAGTGCGGCCCCATAAGCACTTGGTTTCTTATGCTCTTTGATAGGGTCTTCCctgtttcatgtttgtttgaCAGTTACATATTTCacttcatttatatttacagCAAACAACATCTAAGTCACACTTGACCTTTTAACTTTCAATTGGTTAGATGaactttattgtttatatataatttaatgaacTTTGATATTGTTGGCATTTTAATGTTCACATTAGTTCACTATATAATCTTCCATTAATGTCAAACCgtagtctaaaatattagacgtgttatatgggattcttccaatccctaacgtctaaacgggaatgtgcaaaaaactggggtgttttaaaaataatgaaattgtttaagtgaagtattttatggttgaaattgatcataaagggttatattcatattttaccatcaGCGTTCGACACTAATGGGGTCCtgggatcccgaggacaccaatttttcaggagggacacctgaacttcgaagtccagtattccgtcgggacacttaaatttttgactgataaacgctaaatatcaataaataagtagcatttaattaatttattaggcctaaaaaaaaaatacatttggttcgggttacccgaccctacctacggaataggcgccgaccctaccgtttttatagtcagtttgaaaaaaaaaatgaaaaaaaaaaaaaaaaaaaaaaaaaaaaactcgttttttttttaaattgctttttaatattaagtttaaaccttaaatgcttatacagaaaaatctcgtttttttttaaattgctttttaatattaagtttaaaccttaaatgcttatacagaagatagctttaacaccattctccaatgatgaaaattattttcttatataaaacctaataaaagaaataaataaaaaaaaataaaaagcctacctaccctacctattttttttaaggatgtaaccctaaccaaacaatttttttttttaggccttacctaaattcgggctcccctaaatttcttgacagcacatgtcaaaacgatattattaattatcattatcggactcatcaaagcgaaagtatagctgactatttgactatagttacgtcatgaatctataaataaacaggtcatttcacaaGGCGCATGCAGGTTAATgcttccgttttgttgtttacattttaaacaaggttagagctgacagagatttattctcggtaaaatacttatgtggaattgttttgcttatgtgtcagaaccAAACAGATGCCAACTCTGATGATaccttttatttaatatgatacgacctttgagtatttacagtaacatttacgacACAAAAGAACAGCATCctacattcagcattctttgttaattggcattcaacttatcaatattctttgttaattttaaagacatatattttatgctttgataaaaaaataatagaaataaaatttgcagggttttattcattaattcaatcaatttataaaattttatgactttttggtgcgaaaattaatatgtatacacaatttttggtcgtctgctcttccagtatgcactacgactgattgatttatcaacagctCTACTAAATACTGATTGGAGTTTTCAtaagccagatgtaatattcctacaGTTTCTTAAAGAAAAGCACCGATatttgacaagaccctgaaccatgatgttttttatgcgtattttccaaaaatctaaaaatagtaacaacatcaagtttttgtttacattgtatccatctctgtttttgactgaaaacaaaagggacttagacattctcccgcttttgaacccaatctaccaacTTAGAGACCAAAATATACCTCACTGCCATTCAGCGCTACTAACCTGTAATTacatgctgctgaaaacatgtataatatggtggtgtatacttgaattacaaattgaaaagtaaaaggatgttgaatttaatattaaaacaggctcaacaatgaaaaatgtggaagggactcctaatttcaggaagggacacctgatttcaaatgttggtgtcccttcgggatcccttggaaaaatggttagtgtcgacccctgaccatgtaagtgaaatgctattttgcactaaacaagcatttaatgcattaaaacaagatgtttacctttccaataaaacgaaagttgactgacacagaaaacaattatgcgaaggagAACAACTCGGTACAATcctaataactcggcctcctccgacaaagcttcgagatagacctcgttatacaatcgtaacaactcggccatggccgaaatgtttcgagcgatttaaaactgtgccttgaagccttgcaggtgcccttcatgtatatatcgttatgttttgacagaatgaaatgaagaaaagccgtcaaactcataattataagttggatatttattttttgtgtacggaactaatataaaataacattatctggtaatatttcttgtttttatgatattttataaacgCTATATGCTtaaacccggaatcctgatcggaacaactacccacttttgatactaaacaatttgtacgtgaaggatttgccatatcaaaaatctaaaaaaaaatccgtcaacgtacaattatttggactatgtCAAACCCCTACTGGGGACCTAgacatttaacacaatttaattgGAGACTGTTTGGTGATGGCTTTCTTTGTACTGTATGTATTGCACTATTATGATTATGTTAATACTCTAAATCTGTATGATAATCATTGTCGGCCATATGTGGAAACATAGTATTTTTACAATATGAGCTGCAACACACTGTTTGTTAACGTTTGGCTTTTGTCACTCAAACATTCATATCAATATCTTATGCTTCaagatatatttcataatggtcatttaaaagttttgatTATATTATTAGACTTTTTTGAATCTAGGATTAATGCAGCTGTTCTTTAAAAGTGCTggtgtattcattttattaacttGCATTGCtcatacaaaaatatatcatttttcagGGCATGAAAGTTTACTACAGAACAAAAAGATTGTTCTTTTGGAGGCTGCACCGAAGAAGAAGTTCACTCTCACAGAAAACTATGGAAACAGGACTTGTACACTGAGTCCAGGCTCCATTGCCTTGTTTGAAAGTAATAGGATTGTCTTAAATAATGCACTCTAAGGAATATCATTTCCTAAAtcatacattaaacattaaaaaatacatataatactaGCAAAAATGGGAATCATTTTGAGTCTATTACTATATTACTcaacatgaattatttattgataGTTTAAAGGTTTATagataaatgttcaaaatatatttatttatttttttaaacattatcatattcaaaacaaaaagtataCAATTTGTTAAGAGATAAAAACCATTATCCTTTctggtaaatgttttttttttttcaatcattaGCTATGTGGCCACAAAATCCCAAGTTTTAAAATCACTAAAATATTGCTTATCTTGCTTATCTATATTTTTCAATCTGTACACAAGTCATATGCTTTTTcatcaaatgatataaacatgataatgcactaaaataaaaaatgaatgctTGCGTCAACCTGTATTGTGGGCCTTAAATGGGTTTTTTATCAagacatttcaaatatatataaattaatatttaaatacatgtattgtgatTATTGTTGGAAttgttaatgaatatttaatattgatgaaaaaattataagattttcacTCCatgaaacatttaatcattattgACCACCTTTTTActcat
Coding sequences within:
- the LOC128209508 gene encoding protein FAM161A-like, with the protein product MATMATTHSLSVLTNSSVKPPRNPRTGLSQSLHEQPRQTLGRYSGIFYDDYDNHFGNEKEVYDPKSTSRIPKTADPATLIQLSNLSDDEFYQKLLELKGEQRKVLQKCEKIYIEKHKGEIVPTFCDQDSGEEKETSVEKPFSRTRDRPLNTDTFVDEDGVLVSTKRAKSPEIERYSPEPQSETSKPPTGRPPLAFTAKSFTSPARPMSAPIPRDIARSLDDLRNSVNGLRKSFEASDDEYIPDDTVSEPYRERDRSFSRIDEMWQNFSIEEYAPRRTLSKERPSSASMTRKEKTKKEETWRHRLTVPKPFTMTLREESKEKKKSRNMVEFEEKQSEQQIQEEEELKKKFKARPVPAHVYLPLFDEIQDKGEERRRQIRQSSADLLKSQEKPFSFMKREEDRKQHERFDRDCNQKVEKQIKTESAPVFKAKPVPKFVFDSSVDDKLMEEEEYRKIRIKMRAEELLHTASLPPNMSARERMKVQKEREQKLKSKKKSGKSAARPRINHEVPNYDALYRHFQKELQRRKSMKEGTVTQPFRLETEATSKSARDKMKEQLEREEQLRREDRWPYGTQKKIKLGHISTSLDSLPSKSTRSADVRNSKTRTKLQRLSDREMAEIEEDRRRRVREMRLRREIQEKTKYDTPRQKPEDKKRENREAERARMEQYEQELQEMKSRISRRPLLFEQTTQVNAKKKAEKKFNATLRSVGLDEDFVQSRGSCSASVQDYTDEYDDDFEDTAVKHREDTYTKRRDSEGSLSPEEAE